The Terriglobales bacterium genome has a window encoding:
- a CDS encoding universal stress protein, which translates to MATVGIPTRVAIQNILLATDFSSFSDAALPFAAGLAHRYGSTLYLVNVVPSIPFDMLPADPLPPAQAASARMRSLASSDVLKKVPHKECIEQGDIAHVLKEMVRMHHIDLIVLGTHGRKGIDKLLMGSVAEDVFRHATCPVLTIGPHVTHRIKEGELRHILYATDFGEETRHGLPYALSLAEEHHAKMTLLHVSPEPSPVLPEPEPGAMPTLSRAETLAYNEAELRKMVPSDAQLTTHPEFLVEIGDVPEIIVEHARKLDADIVVLGVKRPMPLATHLTTGIAYKVVCAAPCPVLTVGHEFHA; encoded by the coding sequence ATGGCCACTGTCGGTATTCCAACCCGCGTCGCAATCCAGAATATCCTCCTCGCAACTGACTTTTCATCCTTCTCCGATGCCGCCCTGCCCTTTGCGGCAGGATTGGCGCATCGCTATGGGTCCACGCTTTACCTGGTGAACGTCGTGCCGTCGATCCCCTTCGACATGCTGCCGGCCGACCCGCTTCCGCCGGCGCAGGCGGCGAGCGCGAGGATGCGCTCGCTGGCCTCCTCCGACGTCCTGAAGAAAGTGCCGCACAAGGAGTGCATCGAGCAGGGCGATATCGCGCATGTGCTGAAAGAGATGGTGCGGATGCACCACATCGACCTGATCGTGCTGGGCACTCACGGCCGCAAGGGGATCGACAAGCTGTTGATGGGCTCGGTCGCGGAAGACGTCTTCCGCCACGCGACCTGCCCCGTCCTGACCATCGGGCCGCACGTCACCCACAGGATCAAAGAGGGTGAGCTGCGCCACATCCTGTACGCGACCGACTTTGGCGAAGAGACCAGGCACGGTCTGCCGTACGCCCTCTCCCTGGCGGAGGAGCACCACGCCAAGATGACGCTGCTCCACGTCTCGCCAGAGCCATCTCCGGTGCTGCCGGAGCCCGAGCCCGGCGCCATGCCCACCCTGAGCCGCGCCGAAACGCTCGCCTATAACGAAGCGGAACTGCGCAAGATGGTCCCCTCCGACGCCCAACTGACCACCCACCCGGAGTTCCTGGTGGAGATCGGCGACGTGCCGGAGATCATCGTCGAGCATGCCCGCAAGCTGGACGCCGATATCGTCGTCCTCGGGGTCAAGCGGCCCATGCCGCTGGCCACCCACCTGACGACCGGGATCGCCTACAAGGTGGTCTGCGCGGCGCCCTGCCCGGTGCTTACCGTCGGGCACGAGTTCCACGCCTGA